In Urechidicola croceus, a single window of DNA contains:
- a CDS encoding sodium-translocating pyrophosphatase: MESKIIYVPIILAILGLAFMLVKMSWVKKQPAGNERMRSISKSIKEGALAFLSAEYKLLLIFVVIASVLLYVISILVESTSWMIVPAFILGAFFSAFAGNIGMRIATEANARTAEAAKTSLPQALKVSFGGGTVMGLGVAGLAVLGLSLIFMFFVGQFMGEEGSFYDKMTIVLEALAGFSLGAESIALFARVGGGIYTKAADVGADLVGKVEAGIPEDDPRNPATIADNVGDNVGDVAGMGADLFGSYVATVLAAMVLGNYVIRDISIANGTQYTDTFNNMGPILLPIVIAGVGILASIIGTFFISIKNNEAKEAQVQRALDTGNWVAILLTLVASYFLIKWMLPEIMQMSFFGEGTKNIPSINVFWSACIGLAVGALISVVTAYYTSLGKKPVMDIVQNSGTGAATNIIAGLAVGMKSTFLSVILFAAAIYGSYELAGFYGVALAASAMMATTAMQLAIDAFGPIADNAGGVAEMSELDDHVRERTDILDSVGNTTAAVGKGFAIASAALTALALFAAYVTFTGIDGINIFKADVLAMLFVGGMIPVIFSALAMQSVGKAAMEMVHEVRRQFREIPGIMEGTGTPEYAKCVDISTKAALKEMIIPGLITIITPIIIGLLFGAEPLGGYMAGVCVSGVMWAIFQNNAGGAWDNAKKSFEAGVEIDGEMTFKGSEAHKAAVTGDTVGDPFKDTSGPSMNILIKLTCLVGLVIAPILGGHTTTTETAENDLIEIKTEVVNSNETTTFIIENNK; the protein is encoded by the coding sequence ATGGAATCAAAGATTATTTATGTACCTATTATCTTGGCAATTTTAGGGTTAGCTTTTATGCTCGTTAAAATGTCATGGGTAAAGAAACAACCAGCAGGAAATGAAAGAATGCGAAGTATTTCTAAGAGTATTAAGGAAGGTGCGCTGGCTTTTTTAAGTGCAGAATATAAATTACTATTAATATTTGTAGTGATAGCATCAGTACTATTATATGTGATTTCAATATTGGTAGAATCTACAAGTTGGATGATAGTTCCAGCATTTATTTTAGGTGCTTTTTTCTCAGCATTTGCAGGAAATATTGGAATGCGTATCGCTACTGAAGCAAACGCTCGAACTGCAGAAGCAGCAAAAACCAGTTTACCACAAGCACTAAAAGTGTCTTTTGGAGGTGGAACAGTTATGGGACTTGGTGTAGCTGGATTAGCTGTATTAGGTCTAAGTTTAATTTTTATGTTTTTTGTTGGTCAATTTATGGGTGAAGAAGGCTCATTTTATGATAAAATGACAATTGTATTAGAAGCACTTGCAGGATTTTCTTTAGGTGCTGAATCAATTGCTTTATTTGCTCGTGTTGGAGGAGGAATTTATACCAAAGCAGCAGATGTAGGTGCAGATTTAGTAGGTAAAGTAGAAGCAGGAATTCCAGAGGATGATCCACGTAATCCAGCAACTATTGCTGATAATGTTGGTGATAATGTAGGGGATGTTGCAGGAATGGGAGCCGATTTATTTGGATCGTATGTAGCAACAGTATTAGCAGCAATGGTTCTTGGAAATTATGTGATTCGTGATATATCAATAGCAAATGGAACACAATATACTGACACCTTTAACAATATGGGACCAATTTTATTACCTATTGTTATTGCAGGTGTTGGAATATTAGCTTCAATTATAGGGACATTTTTTATAAGTATAAAAAATAATGAAGCAAAAGAAGCGCAAGTTCAAAGAGCTTTAGATACAGGCAATTGGGTAGCAATATTATTGACATTAGTAGCAAGTTATTTTCTGATTAAATGGATGTTGCCAGAAATTATGCAAATGAGTTTCTTTGGTGAAGGAACTAAAAATATCCCTTCAATAAATGTTTTTTGGTCTGCATGTATTGGTTTGGCAGTAGGAGCATTAATATCTGTAGTTACTGCATATTATACTAGTTTAGGTAAAAAACCAGTAATGGATATTGTGCAAAATAGTGGAACAGGTGCAGCAACTAATATTATTGCAGGATTAGCAGTAGGAATGAAATCAACATTTTTATCTGTTATATTATTTGCTGCCGCTATATATGGTTCGTATGAATTAGCAGGATTCTATGGTGTTGCATTGGCAGCTTCTGCAATGATGGCAACTACAGCAATGCAGTTGGCAATTGACGCATTTGGTCCAATTGCAGATAATGCAGGTGGAGTTGCTGAAATGAGTGAGTTAGATGATCATGTAAGAGAGCGTACAGATATTTTAGATTCTGTTGGAAACACAACTGCAGCTGTTGGAAAAGGATTTGCAATCGCATCTGCAGCATTAACAGCATTAGCATTATTTGCAGCGTATGTAACCTTTACTGGAATTGATGGAATTAACATTTTTAAAGCGGATGTTTTAGCAATGTTATTCGTTGGTGGAATGATTCCAGTAATATTTTCAGCTTTAGCAATGCAATCAGTAGGGAAAGCAGCAATGGAAATGGTACATGAAGTACGTCGTCAGTTTAGAGAAATCCCAGGAATTATGGAGGGTACAGGAACACCTGAATATGCTAAATGTGTTGATATTTCAACAAAAGCAGCATTGAAAGAAATGATTATCCCTGGACTTATTACAATAATTACACCTATTATAATTGGATTATTGTTTGGAGCAGAGCCATTAGGAGGATATATGGCAGGAGTTTGTGTAAGTGGTGTGATGTGGGCGATTTTCCAAAATAATGCTGGAGGTGCATGGGATAATGCTAAAAAATCTTTTGAAGCCGGTGTTGAGATTGATGGAGAAATGACTTTTAAAGGTTCTGAAGCTCATAAAGCAGCTGTAACTGGAGATACTGTTGGAGACCCATTTAAAGATACTTCAGGTCCTTCAATGAATATTTTAATCAAGTTAACTTGTTTAGTAGGGTTGGTAATTGCCCCAATTTTAGGAGGACATACTACAACTACTGAAACAGCTGAAAATGATCTTATTGAAATTAAAACTGAAGTTGTAAATTCAAATGAAACTACTACTTTTATAATTGAAAACAATAAGTAA
- a CDS encoding electron transfer flavoprotein subunit beta/FixA family protein, translated as MKILVCISHVPDTTSKINFTDGDTKFDSNGVQFVINPYDEFALTRAMWFKEKQGATVTVVNVGNASTEPTLRKALAIGADDAIRVNAEATDGFFVAQQLAEVVKNGGYDLVLAGKESSDYNGGMVPGMLASILDFNFINACVGLEVEGTNATINREIDGGKESLTASLPLVIGGQKGLVEEKDLRIPNMRGIMMARKKPLTVVEAKESETTTSSANFEKPAPKGACKLVDAGNLDELVSLLHNEAKVI; from the coding sequence ATGAAAATTTTAGTTTGTATAAGTCATGTTCCAGACACGACTTCAAAAATAAATTTTACAGATGGTGACACAAAATTTGATTCAAATGGTGTGCAATTTGTAATCAACCCTTATGACGAATTTGCATTAACACGCGCAATGTGGTTTAAAGAAAAACAAGGAGCAACAGTAACAGTTGTTAATGTTGGAAATGCCTCAACTGAACCTACACTAAGAAAAGCTTTAGCAATTGGTGCAGATGATGCCATTAGAGTGAATGCTGAAGCAACTGATGGATTTTTTGTAGCACAACAATTAGCCGAAGTTGTAAAAAATGGAGGATATGATTTAGTATTGGCCGGAAAAGAGTCAAGTGATTATAATGGTGGAATGGTTCCTGGAATGTTGGCGTCTATTTTAGATTTTAACTTTATAAATGCTTGTGTTGGATTAGAAGTAGAAGGAACAAATGCTACTATAAATAGAGAAATTGATGGAGGTAAAGAAAGTTTAACTGCAAGTTTACCCTTAGTAATTGGTGGGCAAAAAGGATTAGTTGAAGAAAAAGACCTACGTATTCCAAACATGAGAGGTATCATGATGGCTCGTAAAAAACCGTTAACAGTAGTTGAAGCAAAAGAAAGTGAAACAACAACAAGCTCTGCAAATTTTGAAAAACCAGCACCAAAAGGAGCTTGCAAATTAGTTGACGCTGGAAACCTAGATGAATTGGTTTCTTTACTTCATAACGAAGCTAAAGTTATTTAA
- a CDS encoding bifunctional nuclease family protein, giving the protein MSLVRLDIKGISYSQTQSGAYALVLSEVDGTRTLPIVIGAFEAQSIAIALEKEIKPPRPLTHDLFKSFADRFNIIIKQVIIHKLVDGVFYSSLICERDGIEEIIDTRTSDAIALATRFDAPIFTYENILDKAGVYLKLKDDTEEEDKENIDLGDLIPETVEESSYSSETIENLYEQLENAVANEDYELAARIRDEINKRNKK; this is encoded by the coding sequence TTGAGTTTAGTAAGATTAGACATAAAAGGAATTTCATATAGCCAAACACAAAGCGGTGCTTACGCACTAGTTTTAAGTGAAGTAGATGGAACACGCACACTACCAATAGTAATTGGAGCTTTTGAAGCACAATCAATAGCAATCGCATTGGAAAAGGAAATAAAACCTCCAAGACCTTTGACACATGATTTATTTAAAAGTTTTGCAGATCGATTTAACATAATAATTAAACAAGTAATCATCCATAAATTAGTGGATGGTGTGTTTTATTCTAGTTTAATATGTGAACGAGACGGTATAGAAGAAATTATTGATACAAGAACTTCAGATGCTATAGCTCTTGCTACGAGATTTGATGCTCCGATTTTTACCTACGAAAATATTTTAGACAAAGCTGGTGTTTATCTAAAACTAAAGGATGATACAGAAGAAGAAGATAAAGAAAATATCGATTTAGGTGATTTAATTCCTGAAACTGTTGAAGAATCTTCATATTCATCCGAAACAATTGAAAATCTTTACGAACAACTTGAAAATGCTGTAGCAAATGAAGACTACGAACTAGCAGCAAGAATCCGTGATGAAATAAATAAACGAAATAAAAAATAA
- a CDS encoding pyruvate dehydrogenase complex E1 component subunit beta, with amino-acid sequence MKTIQFREAICEAMSEEMRRDESVFLIGEEVAEYNGAYKASKGMLDEFGAKRVIDAPIAELGFAGISVGSTMGGNRPIVEYMTFNFSLVGIDQIINNAAKIRQMSGGQFPCPIVFRGPTASAGQLGATHSQAFENWFANTPGLKVIVPSNPYDAKGLLKAAIRDDDPVIFMESEQMYGDKGEVPEGEYVLPIGVADIKRKGTDVTVVSFGKIIKEAYKAADELEKEGISVEIIDLRTVRPMDTATIFESVKKTNRLVILEEAWPFASVSSEITFQVQENCFDSLDAPIKRITTADTPAPFSPVLLEEWLPNSNDVIKAVKDVMYVK; translated from the coding sequence ATGAAGACAATACAATTTAGAGAAGCAATTTGCGAAGCAATGAGTGAAGAAATGAGAAGAGACGAATCTGTCTTTTTAATTGGTGAAGAAGTTGCTGAGTATAATGGAGCTTACAAGGCATCAAAAGGAATGTTAGACGAGTTTGGTGCAAAACGTGTTATTGATGCACCTATCGCCGAATTGGGTTTTGCAGGAATCTCAGTTGGTTCAACAATGGGAGGAAACAGACCAATTGTTGAATATATGACTTTCAACTTTTCATTAGTTGGTATTGATCAAATTATTAATAATGCTGCAAAAATTCGTCAAATGAGTGGAGGACAATTTCCATGTCCGATAGTATTTAGAGGTCCAACTGCTTCTGCAGGGCAATTAGGAGCGACACATTCACAAGCATTTGAAAATTGGTTTGCTAATACTCCAGGTTTAAAAGTTATTGTACCTTCAAATCCTTATGATGCAAAAGGATTGCTAAAAGCTGCAATTCGTGATGATGATCCAGTAATTTTTATGGAGTCAGAACAAATGTATGGTGATAAAGGTGAAGTTCCAGAAGGTGAATATGTATTGCCAATTGGTGTTGCAGATATTAAAAGAAAAGGAACAGATGTAACTGTTGTATCATTTGGGAAAATTATAAAGGAAGCGTATAAAGCGGCAGATGAATTAGAAAAAGAAGGGATTTCGGTTGAAATTATAGATTTAAGAACTGTACGCCCTATGGATACAGCAACTATTTTTGAATCAGTCAAAAAAACAAATAGATTGGTTATTTTAGAAGAAGCATGGCCATTTGCAAGTGTTTCGTCTGAAATTACATTTCAAGTTCAAGAAAATTGTTTTGATTCACTTGATGCTCCGATTAAAAGAATAACTACAGCTGATACACCAGCACCTTTTTCACCAGTTCTTTTAGAAGAATGGTTGCCGAATTCAAATGATGTGATTAAGGCAGTAAAAGATGTGATGTACGTGAAATAA
- a CDS encoding inorganic diphosphatase: MTINKQKTFDVLIEIPKGSRNKYEYDFDLKKIRFDRMLFSSMMYPGDYGFIPETLALDGDPLDVLVMGHEPTFPMCVMEVRAIGVFHMADEKGPDEKLVCVPVSDPIWNNKTDISELNQHRLKEIEHFFQVYKDLEKKKVDVGGWGDSKEAYEILEKCIKRYDESEHKKNGNFTI, from the coding sequence ATGACAATAAATAAGCAAAAGACTTTCGATGTATTAATCGAAATTCCAAAAGGAAGTAGAAATAAGTACGAGTATGATTTTGATTTAAAGAAAATTAGATTTGATAGAATGTTATTTTCTTCAATGATGTATCCAGGAGATTATGGTTTTATTCCTGAAACTCTTGCGTTGGATGGAGATCCTCTTGATGTACTTGTTATGGGGCATGAGCCTACTTTCCCAATGTGTGTAATGGAAGTGAGAGCTATCGGAGTATTTCATATGGCTGATGAAAAAGGACCAGATGAAAAATTAGTTTGTGTGCCAGTTTCTGATCCAATTTGGAATAATAAAACGGACATTTCAGAATTAAATCAACACAGATTAAAAGAGATTGAACATTTCTTTCAAGTGTACAAAGATTTAGAAAAGAAAAAAGTTGATGTTGGTGGTTGGGGTGATTCTAAAGAAGCATACGAAATTCTTGAAAAGTGTATTAAAAGGTATGATGAAAGTGAACACAAAAAAAATGGAAATTTTACAATTTAA
- a CDS encoding NupC/NupG family nucleoside CNT transporter produces the protein MNKKFILTIGLLFSFLISHAQNIPSDVIIPNQGFSFNSLWRGLLGMASLIFIAYLFSSNKKAINWKTVSIGLAIQLLIAIGVLKVPFIQSIFEGVGKIFVNVLDYTRAGSEFLFQGLVVDMDTFGFIFAFQVLPTIIFFSALTSVLFYLGIIQKVVKALAWLLSKSLKISGAESLSVAGNIFLGQTEAPLLIKAYLEKMNKSEILLVMIGGMATVAGAVLAAYIGFLGGDDPALRLQFAKHLLAASVMAAPGAIVISKILYPQIEEVNTDVKVSSEKIGTNILEAISNGTTEGLKLAVNVGAMLLVFVAFIAMINGILGWIGDITHLNDWMAANTSYPQFSLESILGTIFAPLMWLIGIAKEDMAMMGQLLGIKLAASEFVGYIQLADLKDITNVTHLNYQKSVIMATYMLCGFANFASIGIQIGGIGSIAPGQRKLLSEFGMKALIGGTIASLISATIAGMILG, from the coding sequence ATGAATAAAAAGTTCATTTTAACCATTGGTCTGCTTTTTAGTTTCCTCATTTCCCATGCTCAAAATATTCCTTCTGATGTAATTATACCAAATCAAGGCTTTTCATTCAATTCATTATGGAGAGGATTACTAGGTATGGCCTCATTAATTTTTATAGCATATTTATTTAGTAGTAATAAAAAAGCCATTAACTGGAAAACAGTATCTATTGGATTAGCAATTCAACTATTAATTGCAATTGGAGTATTAAAAGTTCCTTTTATTCAATCAATTTTTGAGGGTGTAGGTAAAATTTTTGTTAATGTTTTAGACTATACAAGAGCAGGTAGCGAATTTTTGTTTCAAGGTTTGGTAGTAGATATGGATACTTTTGGTTTTATATTTGCTTTCCAAGTATTACCAACAATAATTTTCTTTTCTGCATTAACTTCAGTATTATTTTACTTAGGAATTATTCAAAAAGTTGTTAAAGCTCTTGCTTGGTTATTGAGTAAATCTCTTAAAATTTCTGGCGCAGAAAGTTTAAGTGTTGCAGGAAATATATTTTTAGGCCAAACTGAAGCTCCACTGCTAATAAAAGCTTATTTAGAAAAAATGAATAAGTCTGAAATATTATTGGTCATGATTGGTGGAATGGCAACAGTAGCAGGTGCAGTACTAGCAGCATATATAGGATTTTTAGGCGGTGATGACCCTGCATTAAGATTACAATTCGCCAAACATCTATTAGCAGCATCAGTAATGGCTGCACCAGGAGCAATTGTAATCTCAAAAATTTTATATCCTCAAATAGAAGAAGTAAATACAGATGTTAAAGTTTCATCTGAAAAAATTGGAACAAATATTTTAGAAGCAATATCTAACGGAACAACTGAAGGGTTAAAACTAGCTGTAAATGTTGGTGCAATGCTATTAGTATTCGTTGCTTTTATTGCAATGATAAATGGCATTTTAGGATGGATTGGAGATATTACTCATTTGAATGATTGGATGGCTGCAAATACATCTTACCCACAATTCTCATTAGAATCAATTTTAGGGACAATATTTGCACCTTTAATGTGGTTAATAGGTATTGCTAAAGAAGATATGGCAATGATGGGACAACTTTTAGGTATTAAATTGGCCGCAAGCGAATTTGTTGGATATATTCAACTTGCTGATTTAAAAGATATTACCAACGTGACACATTTGAATTATCAAAAATCGGTAATTATGGCTACTTATATGCTATGTGGTTTTGCAAATTTTGCTTCTATTGGAATTCAAATTGGAGGAATTGGTTCAATAGCACCAGGACAACGTAAATTATTATCAGAATTTGGTATGAAAGCACTAATTGGAGGAACAATTGCATCTTTAATCTCAGCAACTATTGCAGGAATGATTTTAGGATAA
- a CDS encoding thymidylate synthase, producing the protein MKQYLDLIQHVRKNGIEKTDRTGTGTKSVFGYQMRFDLEDGFPMVTTKKLHLKSIIHELLWFLKGDTNIEYLKENGVKIWDAWADENGDLGPVYGHQWRNWNSDGIDQIKDLIQTIKTNPDSRRMIVSAWNPSVLPDTSVSFSENVANNKAALPPCHAFFQFYVANGKLSCQLYQRSADIFLGVPFNIASYALLVMMIAQVCDLGYGEFIHTFGDAHIYNNHKEQIDLQLSREPRLLPTMNINPNIKDIFEFKFEDFELVDYNPHPLIRGKVSV; encoded by the coding sequence ATGAAACAATATTTAGATTTAATACAGCACGTAAGAAAAAACGGTATAGAAAAAACCGATAGAACCGGAACTGGTACAAAAAGTGTTTTTGGTTATCAAATGAGATTTGATTTGGAAGATGGCTTTCCGATGGTTACAACCAAAAAATTACATTTAAAATCTATAATTCACGAGTTACTTTGGTTTTTAAAAGGTGATACCAATATTGAATATCTAAAAGAAAATGGTGTCAAAATTTGGGATGCTTGGGCTGATGAAAATGGAGACTTGGGTCCGGTTTATGGACATCAATGGAGGAATTGGAATAGTGATGGAATAGATCAAATAAAAGATCTTATTCAAACTATAAAGACGAATCCAGATAGTAGAAGAATGATTGTATCTGCATGGAATCCAAGCGTATTGCCTGATACTTCTGTTTCATTTTCGGAAAATGTAGCAAATAATAAAGCTGCACTTCCACCATGTCATGCTTTCTTTCAGTTTTATGTTGCTAATGGAAAATTATCATGTCAATTATATCAACGTAGTGCCGATATATTTTTAGGAGTGCCTTTTAATATTGCTTCTTATGCACTTTTGGTAATGATGATTGCTCAGGTTTGCGATTTAGGGTATGGTGAATTTATTCATACTTTTGGTGATGCTCATATCTACAATAACCATAAAGAACAAATAGATTTACAATTGTCTCGTGAACCTCGTTTACTACCGACAATGAACATAAATCCAAATATTAAAGATATATTTGAGTTTAAATTTGAAGATTTTGAATTAGTAGACTATAATCCACATCCACTAATTAGAGGAAAAGTATCGGTATAA
- a CDS encoding electron transfer flavoprotein subunit alpha/FixB family protein, with protein sequence MSVLVYAESSEGKFKKVALEVTSYGKKVAEQLGTNLVVLTINVNDTSELNNYGAEKIVSVKNDALNNLNAKIVANVIKQVAEKESSSVVILDSSANGLTTAPMVAVNLNAGYASNVVATPSNTSPFIVKRKAFSNKAFNNTEIKTAVKVIGLAKNSFGLVENSLSGTVEEFSPSIIESGVKSTSVDRTTGKVTIADADIVVSGGRGLKGPENWGMIEELADVLGAATACSKPVSDMDWRPHSEHVGQTGKPVSSNLYIAIGISGAIQHLAGINSSKVKVVINTDAEAPFFKAADYGVVGDAFEVVPALIEKLKSFKAQNA encoded by the coding sequence ATGTCAGTTTTAGTATATGCCGAATCATCGGAAGGAAAATTTAAAAAGGTTGCTCTTGAAGTAACATCATACGGAAAAAAAGTAGCTGAACAATTAGGAACTAACCTTGTTGTATTAACTATAAATGTTAATGATACATCAGAATTAAATAATTATGGTGCAGAAAAAATAGTGTCTGTAAAGAATGATGCATTGAATAATTTGAATGCAAAAATTGTTGCTAATGTTATTAAACAAGTAGCAGAAAAAGAAAGTTCTTCTGTGGTGATATTAGATTCAAGTGCCAATGGATTAACTACAGCACCAATGGTTGCTGTTAATCTTAATGCAGGTTATGCTTCTAATGTAGTTGCTACCCCAAGTAATACTAGCCCATTTATTGTAAAACGCAAAGCATTTTCGAACAAAGCATTTAATAATACGGAAATAAAAACTGCTGTTAAAGTAATAGGATTGGCTAAAAATTCATTCGGATTAGTTGAAAATTCTTTAAGTGGAACTGTTGAAGAATTCTCACCATCGATTATTGAAAGTGGTGTGAAATCTACTTCAGTAGACAGAACAACAGGAAAAGTAACTATAGCCGATGCAGATATTGTTGTTTCTGGTGGACGCGGATTAAAAGGTCCAGAAAATTGGGGAATGATTGAAGAATTAGCAGATGTTTTAGGAGCAGCAACAGCATGTTCTAAACCAGTATCAGATATGGATTGGAGACCTCATAGTGAACATGTTGGTCAAACCGGAAAACCAGTATCTTCTAACTTATATATCGCAATAGGTATTTCAGGAGCAATCCAACATTTAGCAGGAATCAACTCTTCAAAGGTAAAAGTGGTAATTAATACTGATGCTGAAGCACCTTTCTTTAAAGCTGCAGATTATGGAGTTGTAGGTGATGCATTTGAAGTAGTACCAGCACTTATTGAAAAGTTAAAAAGTTTTAAAGCTCAAAACGCATAA
- a CDS encoding DUF5686 family protein → MNKIFTIIFLIVSTTIFSQVKVEGVVVDEQGESIPFANVVFKGSTVGTVSDENGKFYLESDENYSEIEISFIGYETKKLIIKSRNFNLKVVLIESSDQLDEVIIYSGKVKNKGNPAVAILKKIWAKKRLNGKFLFNQYEYDKYEKLEFDMNNIDSVMMKRKLFRGMEFIFKNIDTSNITGKSYLPIFINEAVYKTYGNNEIDKSREDLIANKNSGFDSNQNIISFIKDLYVEYDIYDNYIKIFDKSFVSPLSRTGTLNYNYVLTDSAYIENKWCYNIMYYPRRKGELNFKGDFWVNDSTFAVKEINMQANKSANINWVKDIYIEQEFDVLNDSVFLLKRDYMMSDFSIGKKEKAKGVYGKRTTMYKNYKFDIDKGKDFYKEESDIYKEEIYARKDDFWKENRQEQLNEDETGIYKMLDTLSTVPKFKKMYNLVSILGSGYIEFKNFDYGPIFSTIGKNDVEGTRIRVGGRTYFGSNDLWRLQGYLAYGFKDDQIKYGFSGKWMLDKKNRIILGAGNRRDIEQIGVSLTTTNDVLGRSFASSSFFSSGDNSKLTSINLTNSFISIEPKKNLAFRLGASYRTLKTASPTFNLDYIDENNDIQSEIKQSEVDFSIRYTPNRKTIGYGVERNNVNDDYATLFINYSRGLKGVFNSDFDYQKLQLFYRQPFLLGGFGRTFTTFEIGKTFGEVPLGLLNVVPGNQSYFNIDNTYALLDYYEFVTDTYASLHLEHNFNGRLFSRLPLIRKLNLREIVGFKSVWGEISPENIAINASNIQYKAPEDVYFEYSAGVGNIFKVFRLDFIWRGSYRNVPDANNFGIKGSFGFYF, encoded by the coding sequence ATGAATAAAATTTTTACAATTATATTTTTGATAGTAAGTACTACGATTTTTAGTCAAGTGAAAGTAGAGGGAGTAGTAGTAGATGAGCAAGGTGAAAGTATTCCTTTCGCAAATGTTGTTTTTAAAGGCTCTACTGTTGGAACAGTTTCTGATGAAAACGGAAAGTTTTATTTAGAATCTGATGAAAATTATTCTGAAATTGAAATATCATTTATAGGATATGAAACCAAGAAGTTAATTATTAAAAGTAGAAATTTCAACTTAAAAGTTGTTTTGATAGAATCAAGTGACCAATTAGATGAAGTTATAATTTATTCTGGAAAAGTTAAAAATAAAGGAAATCCAGCAGTAGCAATTTTAAAGAAAATTTGGGCAAAAAAACGCCTTAATGGAAAATTTTTGTTTAATCAATATGAATATGATAAATATGAAAAGTTAGAATTCGATATGAATAATATCGATAGCGTTATGATGAAGCGAAAACTTTTTAGAGGAATGGAATTTATTTTTAAAAATATTGATACTTCCAATATTACCGGAAAATCATATTTGCCCATCTTTATCAACGAAGCAGTTTATAAGACTTATGGAAACAATGAAATTGACAAATCAAGAGAAGATTTAATAGCCAATAAAAATTCAGGTTTTGATTCTAATCAAAATATCATTTCGTTTATCAAAGATTTATATGTTGAATATGATATTTATGATAATTACATCAAGATTTTTGATAAGAGTTTTGTGAGTCCATTGTCAAGAACAGGAACATTAAACTATAATTATGTTTTGACTGATAGTGCTTATATTGAAAATAAGTGGTGTTACAATATAATGTATTACCCAAGAAGAAAAGGTGAATTGAATTTTAAAGGTGATTTTTGGGTAAACGATTCCACTTTTGCAGTTAAAGAAATCAATATGCAAGCCAATAAAAGTGCAAATATAAATTGGGTAAAAGATATTTATATTGAACAAGAATTTGACGTTTTAAATGATTCAGTCTTTCTTTTGAAGAGAGACTATATGATGTCAGATTTTAGTATAGGTAAAAAGGAAAAAGCAAAAGGAGTTTATGGAAAACGTACAACTATGTACAAGAACTATAAATTTGATATTGATAAAGGTAAAGACTTTTATAAAGAAGAGTCTGATATTTACAAAGAAGAGATTTATGCTAGGAAAGATGATTTTTGGAAGGAAAATAGACAAGAACAACTCAATGAAGATGAGACAGGGATTTATAAAATGTTGGATACGTTAAGTACAGTTCCAAAGTTTAAAAAAATGTACAACCTTGTTTCTATTCTTGGTTCAGGTTATATTGAATTTAAGAATTTTGATTATGGTCCAATATTTTCTACTATTGGAAAAAATGATGTTGAAGGGACACGAATTAGAGTAGGTGGTCGTACTTATTTCGGAAGTAACGACCTGTGGAGGTTACAAGGTTATTTGGCTTATGGATTCAAGGATGATCAAATTAAATATGGCTTTTCTGGAAAGTGGATGCTTGATAAAAAAAATAGAATAATTTTAGGAGCAGGTAACCGAAGAGATATTGAGCAAATTGGAGTTAGTTTGACAACGACTAATGATGTTTTAGGTAGAAGTTTTGCTTCTTCTTCATTTTTTTCAAGTGGAGATAATAGTAAACTCACATCTATTAATTTAACTAACTCATTTATTTCAATAGAACCTAAGAAAAATTTAGCATTTAGGCTGGGTGCTTCGTACCGTACATTAAAGACAGCGTCACCAACATTTAATCTTGATTATATAGATGAGAATAACGATATTCAATCTGAAATTAAGCAATCTGAAGTTGATTTTTCCATTCGATATACACCAAATCGAAAAACAATTGGTTACGGTGTTGAAAGAAATAATGTAAATGATGATTATGCAACCTTATTTATTAATTATTCAAGAGGGTTAAAAGGAGTTTTTAATAGTGACTTTGATTATCAAAAATTACAATTATTTTATCGACAACCATTTTTATTAGGAGGCTTTGGAAGAACTTTTACAACATTTGAAATTGGAAAAACGTTTGGCGAAGTTCCATTAGGGTTGCTAAATGTTGTTCCTGGAAATCAATCTTATTTTAATATAGACAATACTTATGCCTTACTTGATTATTATGAGTTTGTGACAGATACCTATGCGTCACTTCATTTGGAACATAATTTTAATGGTCGATTATTTTCAAGATTACCATTGATAAGAAAATTAAATTTAAGAGAGATTGTAGGGTTTAAGTCTGTTTGGGGTGAGATTTCACCTGAAAACATAGCAATAAACGCTTCTAATATTCAATATAAAGCACCAGAAGATGTGTATTTTGAATACAGTGCTGGAGTTGGAAATATTTTTAAAGTATTTAGATTAGACTTTATTTGGAGAGGTAGTTATCGAAATGTTCCTGACGCTAATAACTTCGGTATCAAGGGTTCATTTGGTTTCTACTTTTAA